A single window of Chitinophaga sp. XS-30 DNA harbors:
- a CDS encoding acyltransferase family protein produces the protein MIPLKPDGRLLSLDVMRGMIMLLLAGESCRVYESLHQLEGGGMFNAFITQFFHHPWHGLRFWDLVQPAFMFMAGTAMYISVTRRRSKGMPERDIFRHIAVRSFRLFLLGTALHCVYAGRLVWELWNVLTQLSFTTLVAWFLIGKPYRVQIVAALLMVALNDVLYRTVLVPGFDQPFTQGHNFGAYVDTLLMGKINTDGWVAFNCVPTAAHTILGVTAGKLLMSERGNAAKIKLLMIAGIAALVLGYAADLSGLSPIIKRISTGGFVLASLGWVTLILAALYWWIDVKDHRRFTWIPVVVGMNAIFIYLFFETVGIQWLNGTVGIFVQGFLEMLRAPAALQAVISAFAVLALEWYICYWLYRKHIFFKL, from the coding sequence ATGATCCCACTGAAACCCGACGGCAGGCTGCTGTCCCTCGATGTGATGCGCGGCATGATCATGCTGCTGCTGGCGGGGGAAAGCTGCCGCGTATATGAATCATTGCACCAACTGGAAGGCGGCGGTATGTTCAATGCCTTCATTACACAATTTTTTCACCATCCCTGGCATGGCCTCCGTTTCTGGGACCTGGTACAGCCTGCGTTCATGTTCATGGCCGGCACCGCCATGTACATTTCCGTTACGCGCAGGCGCAGCAAAGGCATGCCGGAGCGGGATATTTTCAGGCATATTGCCGTGAGGAGCTTCCGGCTGTTCCTGCTGGGCACCGCATTGCACTGCGTGTATGCAGGCAGGTTAGTATGGGAGTTGTGGAATGTATTGACGCAGCTGTCGTTCACCACGCTCGTTGCCTGGTTCCTGATCGGGAAACCGTACCGCGTGCAGATCGTTGCAGCGCTGCTGATGGTGGCGCTTAACGACGTGCTGTACAGAACGGTGCTGGTGCCGGGTTTCGATCAGCCATTTACGCAGGGGCATAACTTCGGCGCTTATGTGGACACGCTGCTGATGGGCAAGATCAATACCGATGGATGGGTGGCTTTCAATTGCGTGCCAACCGCGGCGCATACGATACTCGGCGTTACCGCCGGCAAGCTGCTCATGAGCGAACGCGGGAATGCAGCAAAAATAAAGTTGCTGATGATAGCAGGTATTGCGGCGCTGGTGCTGGGTTACGCGGCGGACCTTTCCGGTTTGTCGCCCATCATCAAAAGGATCAGTACCGGCGGGTTCGTGCTGGCGTCGCTGGGATGGGTGACCCTCATCCTGGCTGCCCTCTACTGGTGGATCGATGTGAAAGACCACCGGCGCTTCACCTGGATACCTGTGGTAGTGGGCATGAACGCCATCTTCATTTACCTGTTCTTCGAAACGGTGGGCATTCAGTGGCTGAACGGTACTGTGGGCATATTTGTGCAGGGCTTCCTGGAGATGCTGCGGGCGCCTGCCGCACTGCAGGCCGTTATCTCCGCCTTTGCCGTACTGGCCCTGGAATGGTACATCTGTTACTGGCTGTACCGGAAACATATCTTTTTTAAATTATAA
- a CDS encoding RagB/SusD family nutrient uptake outer membrane protein, with protein sequence MQKRLLYIIFVLPLLVTGCLKDINPSDSLDTGTLTGTEEGLRQALNGAYALFKDHVSFNGTVDGNNMYLRQYFQLSDFAADDIVCAQTTTDPLYYSFSLDHTATQTNSRYFWYISYKIINDVNTVIASAEAIPDPNDNTRQLIGECYFLRAFCHFNLVRLFARPYSHDPASDGIVLRTSTSDPAQKPRSSVAEVYASVVADAEKGAELMAQPRGVQFASREAAWALLSRAYLYEEKNDSAIFYADKVIGSSRFTLETAASFPQLFANATAGKETIFCVAFTPADDYGKAGSIASMLYSDGNSGWGEEFASRSLRDTMSAHPEDVRWSYIVPLKDGGGNLQKKNGIEIYYISKFSFQGGSPTLSSPIMFRLAEMYLNKAEAAAKQDDMNTALDNVDEIRKNRGLENALYNRQLPAGKSALDIVLKERRIELAFEGHRSYDVYRNKRNMNRAYWGYHLPGLKESDINLAAAPAGYANMTVPWDAARIIYYIPIDEVQTNRLCDQNP encoded by the coding sequence ATGCAAAAAAGACTTTTATATATCATCTTCGTCTTGCCGCTGCTGGTGACCGGCTGTCTGAAAGACATCAACCCCAGCGATTCGCTGGACACGGGAACGCTCACCGGTACTGAAGAAGGGCTCAGGCAGGCTTTGAACGGCGCCTATGCCCTGTTCAAAGATCATGTTTCGTTCAACGGAACGGTAGACGGCAACAACATGTACCTGCGCCAGTATTTTCAACTCAGCGATTTTGCGGCGGACGATATCGTTTGCGCACAGACGACCACCGACCCGCTGTATTACAGCTTTTCGCTGGACCATACCGCCACGCAGACCAACAGCCGTTATTTCTGGTACATCTCCTACAAGATCATCAACGATGTGAATACTGTGATCGCCTCGGCGGAAGCGATACCGGACCCGAATGACAACACCCGGCAGCTGATCGGCGAATGTTATTTTCTGCGCGCCTTTTGCCATTTTAACCTCGTGCGGTTATTTGCCCGGCCTTATTCGCATGACCCTGCGTCCGACGGCATCGTGCTGCGCACCTCCACCAGCGATCCCGCACAGAAGCCGCGTTCCAGCGTTGCGGAAGTATATGCTTCCGTTGTTGCCGATGCGGAGAAAGGAGCGGAATTGATGGCGCAGCCGCGCGGTGTGCAGTTCGCTTCCCGCGAAGCCGCATGGGCCTTGTTGTCCAGAGCTTACCTGTACGAAGAAAAGAACGACAGCGCTATTTTTTATGCGGACAAAGTGATCGGCTCCAGCCGCTTTACGCTGGAGACCGCCGCCAGTTTCCCGCAGCTGTTCGCCAATGCCACAGCCGGAAAGGAAACCATTTTCTGCGTAGCCTTCACGCCTGCGGATGATTACGGGAAGGCCGGTTCCATTGCTTCCATGCTGTATTCAGACGGGAACTCGGGATGGGGAGAGGAATTTGCTTCCCGGTCGCTCCGCGACACCATGTCCGCCCACCCGGAAGATGTGCGCTGGTCATACATCGTACCGCTGAAAGATGGTGGCGGCAACCTGCAAAAGAAGAACGGCATCGAAATATATTACATCAGCAAATTCTCTTTCCAGGGAGGCAGCCCTACGCTCAGCTCTCCCATCATGTTCCGGCTGGCGGAAATGTACCTCAACAAAGCAGAAGCCGCTGCCAAACAAGATGATATGAATACCGCGCTGGACAATGTGGATGAGATCAGGAAGAACCGCGGGCTGGAAAATGCGCTGTACAACCGGCAGTTGCCTGCAGGCAAGAGTGCGCTGGATATTGTGCTGAAGGAAAGAAGGATAGAGCTGGCTTTTGAAGGCCACCGCAGTTATGATGTGTACCGCAACAAGCGCAATATGAACCGCGCGTACTGGGGTTACCACCTGCCCGGCCTGAAGGAATCGGATATCAACCTCGCCGCTGCGCCGGCCGGTTATGCCAATATGACCGTGCCATGGGACGCCGCGAGGATCATTTACTACATTCCCATCGATGAAGTGCAGACGAACCGCTTATGCGACCAGAACCCTTAA
- a CDS encoding PKD domain-containing protein produces MKINNNILLLLLPLCFAACKKDDVTPAADIFYTVSIEDKTVTFTNETSGAVSYQWDFGDGETSTEESPVHTYPDKGKYVPTLYATTKDGRISEGSTVIYIAKTSPVKMNDNSLSDWDNVNDYTVTPGAGETFFKTAKFDYDAQYVYLYIEAATTQSSGAIYDIYLDTDNDATTGYTTDITGAGFDVLLEGSILDGWLDAFNHKGAQNAFSFDFTGTTEFFTVGAMEESGGLLTFEMRLSRAKLKGLAATQALKLGIFATKSDWSATLGRIPAPAQPAILINFE; encoded by the coding sequence ATGAAGATCAATAACAATATACTGCTGTTGCTGCTGCCGCTTTGTTTCGCCGCCTGCAAAAAAGATGACGTTACACCGGCAGCCGATATCTTTTACACCGTGAGCATTGAGGACAAAACGGTGACCTTCACCAATGAGACCAGTGGCGCCGTGTCCTACCAGTGGGATTTCGGGGACGGGGAAACTTCCACGGAGGAAAGTCCCGTGCATACGTACCCGGACAAAGGCAAATATGTGCCCACCCTGTACGCTACCACAAAGGACGGTCGGATTTCGGAAGGTTCCACCGTCATCTATATCGCCAAAACCTCACCGGTAAAAATGAATGATAACAGTTTGTCCGACTGGGATAACGTGAACGACTACACCGTAACGCCCGGCGCCGGGGAAACTTTTTTCAAAACGGCCAAATTCGATTACGATGCGCAGTATGTGTACCTGTACATCGAAGCAGCTACCACACAGTCCAGCGGCGCTATATACGATATCTACCTCGATACCGATAATGATGCTACTACAGGATATACCACGGATATCACCGGCGCCGGTTTTGATGTGCTGCTGGAAGGCAGCATCCTGGACGGCTGGCTGGATGCCTTCAATCACAAGGGCGCGCAGAATGCATTCTCTTTCGATTTTACCGGCACCACCGAGTTCTTTACCGTTGGCGCCATGGAGGAAAGCGGCGGTTTGCTCACATTCGAGATGCGCCTGTCCCGCGCCAAGCTCAAAGGGCTGGCCGCCACGCAGGCGCTGAAGCTGGGCATTTTCGCAACGAAAAGCGACTGGTCCGCCACCCTCGGCCGGATACCGGCGCCAGCACAACCGGCAATACTGATCAACTTTGAATAG